The Chloroflexota bacterium genome window below encodes:
- the folK gene encoding 2-amino-4-hydroxy-6-hydroxymethyldihydropteridine diphosphokinase, whose product MRAFIGLGGNQPGTGAALVSAAAELGMIGQVIRASSLYQSAARDLFDQPDFTNAAVELQTELEPVDLLFALKRLEVTLGRDPQGIRFGPRLIDLDILSFDGHCVEDAELELIVPHPRLVERRFALEPLAELDPGLRPWRDCSDLRVDVTVADLLPSVADQEVQLIGGPDWADR is encoded by the coding sequence ATGCGCGCCTTCATCGGTCTAGGGGGAAACCAGCCGGGCACGGGCGCGGCGCTTGTCAGCGCGGCGGCGGAGCTGGGCATGATCGGCCAGGTGATCCGGGCCTCGAGCCTGTACCAGTCGGCAGCGCGAGACCTGTTCGACCAGCCCGATTTCACCAATGCGGCCGTTGAGCTGCAGACCGAGCTCGAGCCGGTCGACCTCCTCTTCGCGCTGAAGCGCCTGGAGGTGACGCTGGGGCGCGACCCGCAGGGGATCCGCTTTGGCCCGCGGTTAATCGACCTGGACATTCTCTCCTTCGACGGCCACTGCGTGGAGGATGCCGAGCTGGAGCTGATCGTCCCGCACCCGCGCCTAGTGGAGCGCCGCTTCGCCCTGGAGCCGCTGGCCGAGCTTGATCCCGGTCTGCGCCCCTGGCGCGACTGCTCGGACCTGCGCGTGGACGTGACGGTGGCGGACCTGCTGCCAAGCGTCGCGGACCAAGAAGTTCAGCTGATCGGCGGGCCGGACTGGGCGGACCGCTAG
- the glpX gene encoding class II fructose-bisphosphatase: MEKLIGVEAVAATEAGAIAASRLMGRGDRTGADHAAVEAMRNAMEEAEISGTIVIGEGERDMAPMLYIGEQVGNPDAATSVDIAVDPLEGTNLVATGSPNATVVLAAAEPGGLMHAPDTYLRKLVVGPQVAGHVSINDPASVIIATIAERLGRAPFDITVVILDRERHKDLIEEVRATGARIKLISDGDLTAGISVAVSGTGVHAVMGTGGAPEGVLTAAALKCLGGEIQAQFRWRSDEEKERARIMGVDVDDTDRIYKTDDLAPGENVVFAATGVTDGELLRGVRFFGGGARTHSLLMSHSRGVVRFIDTVHMWDPQQPPRVRL, encoded by the coding sequence ATGGAGAAGCTCATCGGCGTCGAGGCGGTCGCGGCCACCGAGGCCGGCGCCATCGCGGCATCCCGCCTCATGGGGCGTGGCGACCGGACGGGCGCCGACCACGCCGCCGTCGAAGCGATGCGCAACGCCATGGAAGAGGCGGAGATCAGCGGCACCATCGTCATCGGCGAGGGCGAGCGCGACATGGCCCCGATGCTGTACATCGGTGAGCAGGTCGGCAACCCGGATGCGGCAACCTCGGTTGACATCGCGGTCGACCCGCTGGAAGGGACCAACCTGGTCGCCACCGGCTCCCCGAACGCCACCGTGGTCCTGGCGGCCGCCGAGCCAGGCGGTCTGATGCACGCCCCGGACACCTACCTGCGCAAGCTGGTGGTCGGACCGCAGGTGGCGGGCCACGTCTCGATCAACGACCCGGCTTCGGTGATCATCGCCACCATTGCCGAGCGGCTGGGGCGAGCGCCGTTCGACATCACCGTCGTGATCCTCGACCGCGAACGCCACAAGGACCTGATCGAGGAGGTCCGTGCCACCGGGGCGCGGATCAAGCTGATCTCGGATGGCGACCTGACAGCGGGCATCTCGGTGGCGGTCTCCGGCACCGGCGTGCACGCGGTGATGGGGACCGGCGGCGCACCTGAGGGCGTGCTGACCGCGGCTGCCCTCAAGTGCCTGGGCGGCGAGATCCAGGCCCAGTTCCGCTGGCGCTCCGACGAGGAGAAGGAACGTGCACGCATCATGGGCGTGGACGTGGACGACACGGACCGCATCTACAAGACCGATGACCTGGCCCCCGGCGAGAATGTCGTCTTCGCCGCCACCGGCGTCACCGATGGCGAGCTGCTGCGCGGCGTCCGCTTCTTCGGTGGCGGGGCGCGGACCCACTCGCTGCTGATGAGTCACTCGCGCGGCGTCGTGCGCTTCATCGATACGGTCCACATGTGGGACCCGCAGCAGCCCCCGCGGGTTCGCCTCTAG
- the purH gene encoding bifunctional phosphoribosylaminoimidazolecarboxamide formyltransferase/IMP cyclohydrolase — protein sequence MRALLSVSDREGIVELARGLTEAGIECFATDGTRAHLAESGIEVGPVSDLTDSPEILGGRVKTLHPKIFAGLLARRDQPDHLAQLAEHGIEQIDVVVVNLYPFGEAVTDPSTTLDQALEKIDIGGVALLRAAAKNFPGVAAVSDPTQYASVLRDIRSHGTVSPETRQKLAAEAFALTAAYDAQIASYLNAQAGTLFPSRLTLVVEKKADLRYGENPHQLGAFYADPNQRRTSISRARQIAGKDLSFNNLLDLDAAWQIASDFKTPTVCIVKHGNPCGLASVVDLAEAFRLALEGDSVSAYGGIIGANRVVDDTAARAIRPGFFEAIVAPGYTPEALEILRTKKGFEIIEVPQTDADGPELGIGNFDFKRIGGGLLVQTFDNLEEDRNKLQVVTQRRPTLDELTDLLFAWRAVRHVKSNAIVLAKRHALIGMGAGQPSRVVSVEVALRKAGERAPLSVMASDAYFPFPDGIQIAAQAGVTAIIQPGGSIRDEMAIEVADRHHMAMVFTGRRHFKH from the coding sequence TTGCGCGCTCTCCTCTCCGTCTCGGACCGCGAAGGCATTGTTGAGCTTGCCCGCGGGCTGACGGAGGCCGGGATCGAGTGCTTTGCCACCGATGGGACCCGCGCGCACCTTGCCGAGAGCGGAATCGAGGTGGGGCCGGTCAGCGACCTCACCGATTCGCCGGAGATCCTCGGCGGCCGGGTCAAGACGCTGCACCCCAAGATCTTCGCCGGCCTCCTGGCGCGTCGCGACCAGCCCGACCACCTGGCCCAGCTCGCCGAGCACGGCATCGAGCAGATCGATGTGGTCGTCGTCAACCTGTATCCGTTCGGCGAGGCGGTCACGGACCCGAGCACGACCCTCGACCAGGCCCTCGAGAAGATCGACATCGGCGGCGTTGCCCTCCTGCGAGCCGCCGCCAAGAACTTCCCGGGTGTCGCGGCCGTGTCGGACCCGACCCAGTACGCATCGGTCCTGCGCGACATCCGCTCGCACGGCACGGTCAGCCCCGAGACGCGTCAGAAGCTGGCGGCCGAGGCGTTCGCGCTTACCGCCGCGTACGACGCCCAGATCGCCTCCTACCTGAATGCCCAGGCAGGCACCCTCTTCCCCAGCCGGCTGACGCTGGTGGTCGAGAAGAAGGCCGATCTGCGCTACGGCGAGAACCCGCATCAGCTGGGCGCCTTCTATGCCGATCCGAACCAGCGCCGCACCTCCATCAGCCGAGCGCGGCAGATCGCCGGCAAGGACCTCTCCTTCAACAACCTGCTCGACCTCGATGCTGCGTGGCAGATCGCCAGCGACTTCAAGACCCCCACCGTCTGCATCGTCAAGCACGGCAATCCCTGCGGGCTGGCGAGCGTCGTGGACCTGGCCGAGGCGTTCCGACTTGCGCTCGAGGGGGACAGTGTCTCCGCGTACGGCGGGATCATCGGCGCCAACCGGGTGGTGGACGACACGGCCGCCCGGGCGATCCGGCCCGGCTTCTTCGAGGCGATCGTGGCGCCCGGCTACACGCCCGAGGCGCTCGAGATCCTGCGCACCAAGAAGGGCTTCGAGATCATCGAGGTGCCCCAGACCGATGCCGACGGCCCGGAGCTGGGGATCGGCAACTTCGACTTCAAGCGGATCGGCGGCGGTCTGCTGGTGCAGACCTTCGACAACCTGGAGGAGGATCGCAACAAGCTCCAGGTCGTGACCCAGCGGCGCCCCACCCTCGACGAGCTGACCGACCTCCTCTTCGCCTGGCGTGCCGTCCGGCACGTAAAGAGCAACGCAATCGTGCTCGCCAAGCGGCATGCCCTGATCGGGATGGGGGCGGGCCAGCCTTCGCGGGTGGTGTCAGTCGAGGTCGCGCTGCGCAAGGCCGGCGAGCGGGCGCCCCTCTCGGTGATGGCCTCGGACGCCTACTTCCCCTTCCCCGATGGAATCCAGATCGCGGCGCAGGCAGGGGTGACGGCGATCATCCAGCCGGGCGGCAGCATCCGCGACGAGATGGCGATCGAGGTCGCCGATCGCCACCACATGGCGATGGTCTTCACCGGACGCCGCCACTTCAAGCACTGA
- a CDS encoding M28 family peptidase, with product MLGTNEPTYADPSPELLAAAAGLRSDVSPDRLRALVESIPGPRSRLHAPAAMEQADALITAAWRTAGWTVERQELDLHGEWGVRDEPASSKPGKRITCYPELRGANLIATLAGGETDAVVVVAHHDTVWNSPGADDNAAGVVILMEVARLLASDTLRRTVVLAAPDFEEIGLIGSRELVRLLLERHRVRAAIVFDPIGYMDPRPNAQHIPRGVGLLYPQQLERLRARDNAGDGVVAIHRRRSTALVRVWAECAAASVGRDRVVMLRDPCDLPIIGPLLNLVPLARNFSRSDHRRFWDARLPAIQVTNTANFRNPHYHRASDRPATLDYETLADVTVATVLAVRRLAG from the coding sequence GTGCTGGGCACCAACGAGCCGACCTACGCCGATCCATCCCCCGAGCTCCTCGCCGCGGCTGCGGGGCTCCGGTCGGACGTGTCGCCGGACCGCCTGCGTGCCCTCGTCGAGTCGATCCCCGGTCCGCGCAGCCGGCTGCACGCCCCGGCTGCGATGGAACAGGCCGATGCCCTGATCACCGCAGCCTGGCGCACGGCAGGGTGGACCGTCGAGCGGCAAGAGCTCGACCTTCACGGCGAGTGGGGCGTCAGGGATGAGCCAGCCAGCAGCAAGCCGGGGAAGCGCATCACGTGCTACCCGGAGCTTCGCGGGGCCAACCTGATCGCGACCCTGGCCGGAGGCGAGACCGACGCCGTCGTGGTCGTCGCCCACCACGACACCGTCTGGAACTCGCCGGGCGCCGACGACAACGCAGCGGGCGTCGTCATCCTCATGGAGGTCGCTCGGCTGCTGGCCTCGGACACACTGCGACGGACCGTCGTCCTCGCCGCGCCCGATTTCGAGGAGATCGGCCTCATCGGCTCGCGCGAGCTGGTCCGGCTGCTGCTCGAGCGCCACCGCGTGCGTGCGGCGATTGTCTTCGACCCGATCGGCTACATGGACCCGCGGCCGAACGCGCAGCACATCCCGCGGGGCGTCGGGCTGCTCTACCCGCAGCAGCTGGAGCGGCTGCGCGCCCGTGACAATGCGGGCGACGGGGTCGTGGCGATCCATCGCCGGCGATCGACTGCGCTGGTTCGGGTGTGGGCCGAATGCGCCGCGGCGTCAGTCGGCCGCGACCGGGTGGTGATGCTCCGCGATCCGTGCGACCTGCCGATTATCGGTCCGCTGCTCAACCTCGTCCCACTGGCGCGCAACTTCTCGCGCAGCGACCATCGGCGCTTCTGGGATGCTCGTCTGCCGGCGATCCAGGTCACGAACACCGCCAACTTCCGCAATCCGCACTACCACCGAGCCAGCGACAGGCCGGCGACGCTGGATTACGAGACGCTGGCCGACGTCACGGTCGCGACGGTGCTCGCCGTCCGACGCCTCGCCGGCTGA
- the arsM gene encoding arsenite methyltransferase produces MTDRIHDTVRERYAQSALQVLAQGESACCGDACCTNGSVGPDLYTALEREELPSAAVMASLGCGNPIAVADLHPGERVLDLGSGGGIDVLLSARRVGPTGRAFGLDMTDEMLTLAQRNAAEAGAENVEFLKGQIEAIPLPAENIDVVISNCVVNLAADKPSVFREIARVLRPGGRIGISDIVADETLSPEQRAERGSYVGCIAGALSFGEFAAGLREIGLTDVSVTPTHPVADGMHSAIIRATKPEGASLPGQELAAAELPIAASGCGCGSGCC; encoded by the coding sequence ATGACCGACCGGATTCACGACACCGTGCGCGAGCGCTACGCGCAGTCAGCGCTCCAGGTGCTGGCCCAGGGCGAGAGCGCCTGCTGTGGGGACGCCTGCTGCACCAATGGAAGCGTCGGGCCGGACCTGTACACCGCCCTCGAGCGAGAGGAGCTGCCCAGCGCGGCCGTGATGGCGTCACTGGGCTGCGGCAACCCGATCGCCGTGGCGGACCTGCATCCGGGTGAGCGCGTGCTCGACCTGGGTTCGGGCGGCGGCATCGACGTCCTCCTCTCCGCCAGGCGCGTGGGTCCCACCGGCCGAGCCTTCGGCCTGGACATGACCGACGAGATGCTGACCCTCGCCCAGCGCAACGCCGCCGAGGCTGGCGCGGAGAATGTCGAGTTCCTGAAGGGCCAGATCGAGGCGATCCCGCTCCCAGCCGAGAACATCGACGTGGTGATCAGCAACTGCGTCGTCAACCTGGCGGCCGACAAGCCATCGGTCTTTCGCGAGATCGCCCGCGTGCTGCGGCCCGGCGGGCGGATCGGCATCAGCGACATCGTCGCCGACGAGACGCTCAGCCCGGAGCAACGGGCCGAGCGCGGGTCCTACGTGGGCTGCATCGCCGGGGCGCTCTCGTTCGGCGAGTTCGCGGCGGGCTTGCGCGAGATCGGCCTGACCGATGTCTCCGTCACGCCGACCCACCCCGTCGCCGACGGGATGCACTCGGCCATCATCCGGGCGACGAAACCCGAGGGCGCATCCCTGCCCGGGCAGGAGCTGGCCGCGGCCGAACTCCCGATCGCGGCGAGTGGCTGCGGGTGCGGATCAGGCTGCTGCTGA
- a CDS encoding metalloregulator ArsR/SmtB family transcription factor, which translates to MKSADPDVELLQAIADPVRLSILRQLAASPGSVCACDFTECCDVSQPTVSHHLKVLREAGVVTTERRGTYIYYDLAPDFARRWSGIGATLAGLVPLA; encoded by the coding sequence GTGAAATCAGCAGATCCCGACGTCGAGCTCCTCCAGGCGATCGCCGACCCCGTGCGCCTCTCGATCCTGCGGCAGCTGGCCGCCTCCCCCGGATCGGTGTGCGCCTGCGACTTCACCGAGTGCTGCGACGTCAGCCAGCCGACCGTCAGCCACCACCTGAAGGTCCTGCGCGAGGCCGGCGTGGTCACCACCGAGCGTCGCGGCACCTACATCTACTACGACCTTGCGCCTGACTTCGCGCGCCGCTGGAGTGGCATCGGCGCCACCCTGGCCGGGCTCGTCCCGCTCGCCTAG
- a CDS encoding CorA family divalent cation transporter, whose product MGIRARLYDARGEDRDIRLSSRAVQELSDDKLLWVDVERPVAEDFELIRQAFAFPQPIMSALAALNGGARLVRAPDAILLTVLSLEAGDDGEKPAAVDLVAGRNFIVTAHERPVSALNEFESHVADEAALGTLDAGSFMGGLVDTMLGSFRRQVEEIESEVDKLDEIALRGKDRAGFLERVVALRRRAATLRRILVPQRETFGPLSRPDFELHDELGQPWPGLVDRLERTIAGVERARELLVGSSDIYLGRLTQRSGEVMKALTILSAVLLPAVVVAGVMGMNFKLAFFDDPDHFWLVAATMLGLAVLVLGVARFRRWI is encoded by the coding sequence ATGGGAATCCGTGCGCGCCTCTACGACGCACGCGGTGAAGACCGCGATATCCGTCTCAGCTCCCGTGCCGTTCAGGAGTTGAGCGACGACAAGCTCCTCTGGGTTGACGTTGAACGGCCCGTCGCGGAAGACTTCGAGCTGATCCGGCAGGCGTTCGCCTTTCCTCAGCCGATCATGTCCGCCCTGGCGGCGCTAAACGGAGGGGCGCGGCTCGTCCGCGCACCCGACGCGATCCTGCTCACCGTCCTCTCCCTCGAGGCGGGCGACGACGGCGAGAAGCCGGCTGCGGTCGATCTCGTCGCCGGGCGCAACTTCATCGTGACGGCCCACGAGCGGCCTGTGTCGGCGCTGAACGAGTTCGAATCCCACGTCGCCGATGAGGCGGCCCTGGGCACGCTGGACGCCGGATCCTTCATGGGCGGCCTGGTTGACACGATGCTCGGCTCCTTCCGACGACAGGTCGAGGAGATCGAGTCAGAGGTGGACAAGCTCGACGAGATCGCTCTGCGGGGAAAGGACCGCGCCGGGTTCCTCGAGCGGGTCGTTGCGCTCAGGCGCCGGGCGGCGACGCTGCGCCGCATCCTCGTACCGCAGCGCGAGACCTTCGGGCCCCTCTCGCGGCCTGACTTCGAGCTGCACGATGAGCTCGGGCAGCCCTGGCCCGGCCTGGTCGATCGTCTCGAGCGAACGATCGCCGGGGTCGAACGCGCCCGCGAGCTGCTGGTCGGCTCCTCGGATATCTACCTTGGCCGCCTCACCCAGCGTTCGGGTGAGGTGATGAAGGCGCTGACCATCCTCTCGGCCGTCCTCCTGCCGGCCGTGGTGGTGGCCGGCGTGATGGGCATGAACTTCAAGCTGGCGTTCTTCGACGACCCGGACCACTTCTGGCTGGTGGCGGCCACCATGCTCGGACTGGCGGTGCTCGTCCTGGGCGTCGCCCGATTCCGGCGCTGGATCTGA